In Pyrodictium occultum, the genomic window TTCATAGCCTCCTCGGCCTCGTCTGGCCCGCACTTCGCGAACTTACCCACATACTCGTAGGTCCTCATAACTATAGGGTTGTCGCCCATCACTGGGACGAGGGATTCGAGTATCTTTTTCGCTACAGGTATCGGCGTGTACCTGGAACTAAGTATTTCCACCACGGCTGACACCCTAGGGGCGTGCTCGACTGAGAGTGAGGCACGAAGGGATACCAGTCTCGCCTCCCCGGCCGCGAAAGAGGCCTCGAGGCTGCGGAGAGCCTGGAGCCTCTTCGCCTACTGCAGGCCGAGGGGCTAGACCCCCTCCTTCTTCTTCGGAGGCGTCAGCGCCTCCGGCGGCACCGGGCGCATATGCTCGGGCCTCACTATGAGCGTCTTTACCTTGCTGCCGACCTTCAGCTGAAGTATGTAGGCCTTCCCCCTTCTCCCGACAACTGTCGCGACCTTACCATGGTAGCGGCGGTGGGGCATACCTTTCATCACTGAGGGGTTTATTATTATGTACACCTTGTCTCCCGGTTTGTACTCGTGCATCAGTAGGCTTAGGGGAGGTACTGCGCCGCGCTCACGTACGTGCTTGCGGAGGAGCTTTCTGGTGCGGTGCCTGAAGCCCCTGGATGCCTTCAATGCTCCAGCCCCGGGTCCCGCGGCTGTGGGGGCGAGTATTATATCCTCTTAGCGTGCCCGGGCCGGAGGCTGCTCCAGCACTCCCAGCACGTCCAGCTCCGCGCAGTAGGCGTCGGCGCCGAGGTACTCGGCGAAGCTCGGCGTAGTGTCGCCGCCATCCCCGCTCACAAGCTCCTTTATGTAGAGGCCGCCCTCAGCCACTATTACAGCCTCGAACACTGTCGGGGCCAGCCTCCGGGCCTGGAGGGAAAAGACGGCCCTCTCCCTCACCACGTCCGGGCGGCGGTGCCTCACCCGGCGGGGAGTCCTCTGCCTTATCGTGGCCCCGGTGAAGTACTCCTCGAGGCCGCGTAGCTCCTCCTCACGGACCTCCCTGGCAACCACCACCAGGGCTTTGTATATCTTAGCCCTCCTGGAGTGCTCCCCCTTGATCTCAGCCACGTCTCTGCGGCGGGCCCTAGACTCTAGCCTCACCTCGACCAGGCCAGCAGCGTAGCGGTTGACCAAGTCCCCCAGGAAGCCGGCGGAGAAGCTGCGGCGCCGGGCAGCCTTCAGCTCCACTATGAAGGGGCGGCCTAGGCCGAGCATCCTCGCGTCTGCATCCTCCCGGCCCGAGCCGTGGAGGATGACGTCGTCGACGTCTGCCGCCTCGGACAAGATGAACAGCGCGTCCTCGACACTGAACGGGTAGCGGCGCTTGCCCCTCCTGGTCACCCAGGCTGTCTGTGAGACGCGGCGGGCAGTCTTCCAGTACCGGCCGCGCAGTAGGAGAGGCATAACTCGTATCTCCACATCCCCGCTGGGGATGTCGACTACCACAACCACGTCAGGGTTGTCGAACTCGGGGACTAGGCTTGTGAGCCTCTGTATCCTCTTACTAACCTCCCTCTTCACCTCCGATGCTATCGACTCCGCGTACACCAGGCCGAACATCCTCTTCAGCTCGTCCTCACGCTCCCTCAGACCCGGGTCTAGGCGCGCTGCCACAAGGAAGCTGGAGACGTCCATGCCGGAGAGCTGCTCGACCGCCCTCCTCGCGGCCTCGTCGAATAGGCCTGGGAGCCTGGAGCCGCAGATGTAGCAGCGCCTAGCCTCCAGCGGCTTACCGAATACCTCGCGGTAGAGCCCCTCCGCTATACCGCCTATACTGGGTGCTAGCCTCTCCAGCTCCTCTCTGGCCTCCTCACGGCCCTCTCGGAGGGACATGTGGAGCGACATCACGAGGAGGCGTTTCAGAGCCCGGCCTCGCTCAGCGTTGCTCCACCCCCTCCCCAGGAGGGCGAACATCCTGCCGAGGCAGTGGTCGCAGAGAGGGTACTCCCTCAGCAGGCGGTAGGCTTTCTCAACCAGCGCCCAGGCCTCTCCCGGCTCCCTCCTCTCCCCGCCCGCAGCCTCCGAGGCACCGCTCATCATACGCTACCATTGCCGCGGCTAGCAGCCACCAGGGCTTAAACCCGGCGCGGCCCCGAGCTAGAATGCAGCTGCTGCAGAGGCCCTCCTCAAGCACCTCCCAGGCCTCCACACAGCCCCCGGCCTCCTCGAGCACGTCGCCGGGATTCGCCTCGATCCCCGGCCAGGAGCCCCGCTCAAGGGCCGAGCTGAGCACGCCGAGCAGTGTGGGCTCGTCCGCCCTCAGCCAGCGCACTCTAGACCCGTCTATCCTTACCGTGACCGGCCTCCACTCCCCCGCCTCGAGCCACACAACAGCCTCTACACAGACCCATCTACGGATGCCGCCGGAGAGCAGGAGGGCGGCCGCAGCAACCATGCCGGCGCGGAGCAGGCTGCCGGGGGAGGCTTCGTCGCGGTAGAGGACCCTAACCCGGCAGCTTCCCGAGCCGGGAGAGCTTCTCAAGTATATCCTTCCTCTTCCTCAGCTGCTTCATCATCCTCTTAACCGTCTTGTAGTAGTTGTACAGCTCCCTAACATCGCTGGTCTCGACGCCTGCCCCTATGGCTAGCCGCCGGACCCTGCTCCTCTGCTCCAGCAGCTCCGGGTTGTCAAGCTCCTCGAAGGTCATAGAGTCCATTATACTTATCCACTTCTTCATCTTCTCCTCGCTCACCCTAGCGGCCTCGTCGAAGGAGTCGAGCATAGCCGAGAAGCCTGGTAGCATCTGGAGCACCTTCCTGAAAGGCCCAAGCTTTTTCATCTGATGCAACTGCTTGTAGATTGTGCGGAACGTTATCTTCCCTGCCATCATCTCCTCCATAGTCTTCTCGAACTCACCGACGCTCTGGAGCCTCTCTATCTTCTCCAGCAGAGACTCCAGGTCACCCATCCCGAGGATTCTTGCAACGAACCTCTTCGGCCTGAACACCTCAAGCTCGTCTACGTCCTCGCCGGTGCCGATGAACTTTATTCTAGCGCCCGTAGCAGCCACCGCGGACAGCGCACCGCCGCCCTTAGCGGTTCCATCCATCTTCGTCACTATTATGCTGCCTATCGGGGTCGCCTCGTGGAACCTCTTAGCCAGGTCGTAGCTCTTCTGCCCCATAGCCGCATCTATGACCAGCATTACCTCGTCCGGGTTTATAGCCTCGGCTATGTTCTTCATCTCCTCTAGCAGGGCCTCCTCCTCCCCATAGCCATGGCGGCCGGCCGTATCAACTATTATTATCTCAGCCCCTCTTTTCCGGAGCTCCTCCACCCCCCTCCTAGCTATACCCACAGCATCCTTGGAGCCCGGCTCACCGTAGAACATGGCCCCCACTCGGTCGGCGAGCTGCCTGAGCTGCTCGTAGGCGCCCGGCCGGTACGTGTCGGCTGCGACCACGCCAACCCGGTAGCCCATTGACCGGTAGAACTTGGCCAGCTTGCCGACGGTAGTCGTCTTGCCGCTCCCCTGAACACCAACCATCATTATCACGTAGGGGGTGTACCGGGGCTTAACCTCCGGCTCCCCGTCCCCGCCGAAAAGCTTTACCAGCTCCTCGTAGGTTATCTTGACCAGCCACTCCCTCCTACTCACCCCGGGCGGCGGCCTCTCCTGCAGAGCCCGCTCCCGTATCCTCCTAGTTAGCTCGAACACGAGACGCACATTGACATCGGCGGGTATGAGGGCGCGCTGCACGTCCCTCACATACTCCTTTACCAGGGCCTCGTAGGGCCCACTACGCTTCAGCAGCTTCCCCACTGCCCTCCGGAGGTCCTCGAGGCCCGGCACCCTCTATGCACCCTGCCGCAGGTCCCCCTGGGTAGAGGAGAGCAGCCCCCCGGGCCGTCTAATATTGCCTGGCGCGCCTCAGGGCGGCTGCAACGAGCAGTACCAGGGCGAGCCAGTATATGAGGAATACTGAGCTGCAGAGGCAGCACGCCTTCCAGGCAGCGGCGGCCGAGAGGCCTACCAGGAAGGGTGCTATGCTGTAACGCCTGGCGTTGGGGATGCCCGCCGCCGCCGCCGGAACCATCATGGGGGCGTGCACGGCTATATGCATGCCTATAAAGGCTATAGCCACCATGTGCATCGTGTACACGTCCCCGCCGGCGAGGGCAGCGTAGATGACAGGGATAAGGCTAGCCAGCACGCCCACGTAGCCGGCCGCGAAGTAGCTGTGGGCAAGGCTCCCGCTGCGGGCGCAGCGGCCGGCCCGGTAGATGCGGGCACCCAGGGCGTATAGTACCGTGGAGAGGGCGGCGAGCAGCGATGACAGCCCGGCCGGGCCCGTGAGCAGCAGGGCACCGGCGGCCAGGGAGAGGCCCGTGCTTACCGGGAGAAGCCACAGCACTGGCTTAACCCCACAAGTCATTGAGAACGACTGGTATGATACGGCATAAACCATCGGCAGCAGCAAGCCGTAGACAGCGGCCATGCCCGCTGCGCCGGCGCCGAGCCTCCCGAGGGCCAACGGCACCAGGACAGCCGAGACCGCATAGCTCAGAGCTATGTGGAGATAGCTAGCCTTCAGGAGGCTGCTGCGCATAGCCGCCACGCCGGCCGCGGACAGTGTAGCCAGGAGGAGAGCGCCGGCCGAGTAGAGGAGCCAGGAGAACCCGTAGCCCAGGTAGAGGGCGGCCGGGTAGAGGGCTAGCAGGGCCACAGCAGGGATGCCCGCGGCCTCGGCAGCGCTGCCCAGACGGCTGAGAGCAGGCACGGCATAGGCGTAGGCCATGCTGGACGTGAACACGACTATGCTGGGAGCCATCAGCGAGAAGTGGGCATGGAAGTCGCCCAGAGGAGCAGCCACGAAGCCCAGGACAGCGTATACCATGGAGATGACAACGCCCAGCCTTATGCTCCATAGCCGGGCGCGCCGCCAGGCCCCTCGCAGCTCCATGCACCCAGTGGGGGGTTGAGGCGCCGGACGGCCGGGAGGTGTAAGCCTTGCGTTAGAAAATACTCGGGTCGAGTATAGAGCAGGGGCTACTTGGGGGCGCCCCTAACCCGGTTTATAATGTACCTGCCCATGACCACCCAGTACTCCACCTCAGCGCCCGGCTGCAGCTTGGACCGCAGCTCCTCGTCCTTGGGCTTCTCGACCTCGAACGTCTCATAGGTCTCCATGTCCATGATCTGAACCATGTCACCCATATCGGCTATTACCTGGCCAATCCTCTTATCGATGATGGGCACCTCAACCCTGGCATCGACCGGGGCTGTAAGGGTCTTCTTGTTCCCCGAGAAGAGGCACACAGCAACCACGTGGGCCTTAGCGCTGCCATGCTTACCGGTCTTAGCCTTGCTCATCTCAACAATCCTGCAGGGCTCTCCATCGATCACAATGTAGCTGCCGACACGTAGCTCGCCCAGAGTCGCGTAGGTGACGCTCACGGTCCAGCACCCCAGGGGGAAGCGCCAAGAGGACCTGCCATATTTTAGAGCTTAGCCCCTGGAAGGAGCCACTGGATGACAAAACATTTAACAGGGCTGGAGGTCGCCCCAGCCTTACATGGTGCCGCGGTAGTATAGCCCGGCCCAGTATGCGGGCCTGTCAAGCCCGTGACCCGGGTTCAAATCCCGGCCGCGGCGCCACCCCCATCACCCAAATCCTCGTACCGGCCCAGGGACACGGCCCCCGGCCCCTTGAACCCCAGGCAGCCGTCCGCGGTCATGGCCCGCAATGAGACCCCCCGCCATTAAGCCAGGGGTACCGGCGCCCGCTAGGCTTGGAGCCGACTCCCACGGTTAGCCTGCCTGACCTTGACCTCCAGGACTCCCCGCAGCTTGGCCCCATGCTCCGGCGGCAGCCGGTGGCCGTGGACGGCGTAGAGCTTCATAACGTAGCCCTCCCTCCCCGGGAACATGTCCAGCCACCGCAACATCTCCCCGGGCTCCGGGGGCCTCTCGGCGTAGAGGGCTACCGCCCTCGGGCTCTCCATGCCCGCCTCCTCCGCGGCTGCGAGCCTCTCCCAGGGCTCAAGCACCCTGGCCTGGAGCACTGCCTCCCACAACACCCCGGCCGAGGCCGGAGGCCTAGCTGCGTCGACGAGGGCCGCCCGGTAGCACTCCGGGTCGCCGCGGTGGTAGCCCCCGGGGGTCAAGCAGCGGCCGTAGAGCTCTATGTAGAGAAGGAGCCCGACCGCGCCCCAGGGGTCTGCGCCCGTCTCCTCCAGCGCGCGCACCATCCATCCGGGGGCTCGGCGGCCTGCACCCGTGTAGATCCGGCCCTCGTAGGCCACCAGCAGGGCTCCGTCCAGCTTCTCCTCCAGCACCACGGGGCCGCTGACCCACAGCCGGCGGCGGCGTAGGAGCCTCTCGTAGTCCTGCAGCCTCAGCACCGGGTGGAGCCTCGCCAACCCCAGGCCACTCCCGGGGCTATGCCAGGCCCAGACCCCGGGCCAGCATATAGGCTCCCATAGCAAGGTAGTAGGCCAGCGCCAGCCGGCGCAGCGCCCTGGAGCCTACCCGGAGGAGGACCCTGGAGGAAAGCGTCGCGCCGGTATAGGTGCCGGCTAACAGGGGGAGCGCAAGGCCCGCGTCGAGCCTCCCCCCGAGGGCGTGGCCTAGCACACCGGCGAGCGCAGTGAGCCCAACCATCATCTTGCTCGTGGCCACGGCAACCTTCATGTCGAAGCGGAGGAGGAGCACCAGCACCGGCACCTTGATTACGCCGCCGCCTATGCCCAGGACGGCGGAGACCATCCCGGCGGCGAACGAGGCGAGCCACCCCACAGCCCGGCCCGAGCCCGGCACCTCGCGGAGGCTGCGCCTGCCGCCACGCCTGCCAACCCCCTCCTCCACCACGAAGCCAGCGGCCGAGGCTATGAGGAGGATGCCGAAGAGCGCCACCAGGAGCCTGCTCTCCACCCTCCCGACGAGCACCGCGCCTAGGAAGGCCCCGGTGGTGGATGCCGACTCGAGGAAGACAGCAGTCCAGACGTCTACGAGGCCCTCCCGGTGGAGGCGGCGGAGCCCCCCGGCGCTGGTGCCGAGTATCGCCACGAGGCTCGCGGCCGCAGCGCGCTTGATGTCGACGCCGGCCAGGACCAGGAGGGGGACTATGAACACACCGCCGCCTATGCCGAGCAGTGTCCCCAGGAAGCCGGCGAGGAAGCCAACCGCCAGCGGCCCGGCTGGGTTCACTCCACAGCAGCCCGAGGAAGGCCGGGCTGGCCACGCCGCTTGCTAAAAAGGAGGCGGCGCCCCCTTCTACGAGGCCCGGGGCTCCTCGACGCCTATCATGCTCCAGAGCCTCCTGCGGAACCGCTCCCACCACTCCCTGGCGGCTGAGGGGTCCTTGAGGAGCCTCTCCGCCCAGTCGCGGCTCCCGACCTCCCAGGCTATACCCGCCACCATGTCCACGGTCTTCCTGGTCTCCCAGGGCCTGGGCTCGGCGCCGGCCTCGAGCTGGTACACTGCTATCTTCCTCAGCGTCTCGGCAGCGTGGCTGGAGAGGTCCACGTCCACCCCCAGTAGCTCCCTGTACATCCTCTCGAGGAGCCTCTCCGCCCAGCGGCGGTGGAACCTGCAGAGCCCCGCGTTGTCGAGCAGGTACTCGGCTTTCATCCTCTCGTACACCGCCTCGGCCAGCTCCTCCGGGTCGGCGAAGCTCGGGCTGTAGACTGTCCAGTAGCGGCCGGGCACTGGCACCGGCGCCACCACGCCCGGGCTCCAGTAGAGGTTGGGGGTCATGTAGCCCCGCTCGCCGTAGGCGGAGTAGACCGCGGGGTCCCGGTGGCTGGCGTGGTACATCCTAGTCCTCCAGGGGTAGACGAGGTCCAGCCACGCCGCCGCCTCCCGCAGCCCCCTCTCGGCAACGGCCTTCAGCAGCGGCGTGCTGTGCTCGACCAGGCCCTCGAGGATCCTCCGGACCGCCTCCGCGTTGACCCCGCTGTCCCTCTCCACGCTGTAGCCAGCCGGGTCGAAGACCGGGCGCCCCTCGAGCCCCGCCTCCCCCGGATCCAGCATGCCGCGGTGGACGAGGTCCATCAACCACGCGGCTATATGGCCCGCCTCTATGGCGTCCAGCCCCAGCTCGTCAGCGAGCTCCACCAGGCCGGCCATGTCCCCGGCGCGGAGCACGCCGGAGAAGGGGCCGAGGGCGTTGGAGGGCTCGTAGTCCAGCTTCACGCCCCTCCAGAGCTTCTTACACGCCGCGGGGCAGGGCTCGCCGCAGGTCCTCCAGGGCCGGGGCCCCTTACCCTCCGGGAACACCTCCCTCTTCACCGGCTCCCAGAGGCTCCTGAGCACCTCCTCGGCGAGCCTCCTCCTCTCGCCCGCCGGCAGGTAGACACTGTTGTAGCCGAAGAAGGGGACGAGCTCCCTGTAGTGGGGGTAGTTCACCCCGAAGGTGCCGCCGGCCCCGAACCTCGGGTCGTACCGGTACTTCACAGTAGCAGCCTCCACCGCCTCCATGAAGCTCTTGCCGGTGGCCTCCCTGCTCAGCCGGTCCAGCAGCCTCACGTCGCGGAGGCGGGGGTTCTCGGAGGCGGGGTCGTAGGAGCCCCCATAGACCACCGCCGCGACCCCGTGGCCCTGGAGCAGGACGCTGCCCCCGCCACCCCTGCTGGCTGAGTCCACAACCCTCCCCGGGGACCCGGCCTCGACGTTGAAGCTGAACACCCCGGCCATGATGGTGCGGGCGGCCGCCGGGCCCACGACGAGGACGCCGGGGGACGGGAGCCCCCGGGCGAGCCTGTCCAGGGCGTAGGCGGCGAGCGCCCAGGTGCCCCTGAGCCCCCGGTACTCGCGCCACACGCTCCAGAGCCTCTCCCAGCCCAGCTCCACGACCTCGACGCCCTCGAGCCCCCCGCTGGAGCCCCTGACCACCACTGCAACCGGCTCCTCGCTCCAGCCCTCCACCACCAGGCCGTGGACCCCGGTGCGGATGAACCGGTAGCAGGCGCCGCCCAGCGCGCTCACGTGCAGCCCGCGGGTGACCGGGCTGCGGAACACGAAGACCATCCGGCGGGAGCCGAACACCCTGCTGCCCGCGAGGGGCCCGCAGCCGGCGACCACGGGGTTACGGGCGCTGAACACCGGGTGCTCCTGGCTCCCGGCCCTGAGGTGGACCTCGATACCGTAGTCGACGGGGCCGAGGACGCCGGGGGCAGCCGCATCCTCAACCCGGTAGCGCCCGGAGCCGGCGTCGACGTGGAGGAAGCGTAGACGCAGGCCCTTCAAGGCCGGCACACGCCCGGAGACCCTATAACACGCTCACCACATAAATGGTAGCCCCGGGAGCCACAGGTCTTGACCGCACCCACGAGGGCGCGGGACCTCGTCAGGGAGATCCACCCCATCTACACGGGCCCGGAGACGAGCGTCCGGAGAGCCGCACAGATAATGGCCGACCACAACGTAGGGAGCGTGCTCGTCGTCGACGAGGAGAAGAGGCTCCTAGGAATATTCACCGAGCGCGACCTGACCAGGCTAGTAGCACGCGGCGAGAACCTGGACAAGCCCCTCAAGGACGCCATGACACCCAACCCGGTCACAGCCCACCCAGACGACCCCCTGCCACTCATAGCCCACAAGATGATAGAGCACAACGTACGCCACATACCAGTAGTCGACGACCAGGGCAGGGTGCTAGGGGTTATAAGCATACGCCAGGTACTCCGCCAGATAATGGCCCGGGAGGAGTGGCCCTAGCAGGCGTCCCTGCCAGGCCAGATCGCCACAAACCCGCCGGAGAACCCCCCACGCCTCCTCCTCTTCTCCCCCGCAACCCCCTCAAGCTCCTCCCAGCCCACACCCCGGACGCGCAGCCACTCCCGCAGCGCCTCCAGCAGGTCAGCAGCCTCCTCCAGCGAGCCCGACCCAGCAAACTCCAAAGCCTCCTCCACAACCTTAGCCCTCAACAGTGCCTCCAACACGCTGCCGGAGACCCGGTAGAGCACCACATCACTACGCCCCTCAAGCTCCCGCGCAACACCATCCCGGACAAGCTTCCAGCAAACCAACCCAGCCACCCCTCAACGCCCACTCACACAGCCCCCAGGGCGGAGAAGGGCCCCGGAGGTAGAGAAGCCAACACACCCGGAGAGGAGACACACGCCGACAAGCACACGGCAGAAGAGCCGAGGACAGACAGGGAGGCGAGGAGAACCAGACGACCACGCAGCAGGAAAGCCGGGGGCCCAGGCCCCGCACGCGCAGAGCCCGGGGAGAGAGCCCCTAGCCCCGGGCCCTGGACCCCTTGGCGGGCCACGCAGCCCTACAACCAGCGTGGCCCGCCCCTGGGCGAGAAGCCCACGGCGTCCGGGCGATTGGGAGCGGCGGGCTCAACCCCTCGGGCCCTAAGGCCCTCGGGGCTTACACCCCCGCCCCATCAACCCCGTCTTCTACGGGAGCCCGGGCCCGGCCCCCAGAGGAGGCCGGGCGGCCGCCTCTTTTCGGGGAGGGGTTCCCGCTTAGATGCTTTCAGCGGTTACCCCCTACGGCGTGGCTGCCCGGCGCTGCCCTGCCGGACAACCGGTACACTAGAGGCCGCGGCGCCCCGTTCCTCTCGTACTAGGGGCACCTTCCCCTCAGGCGGCCCACACCCCCCGCGGGTAGAGTCCGACCTGTCTCACGACGGTCTAAACCCAGCTCACGTTCCCCTTTAATGGGCGGGCAGCCCCACCCTTGGGGGCTGCTGCACCCCCAGGATGGGAAGAGCCGACATCGATGTAGCAAACCGCGGGGTCGATGTGAGCTCTCGCCCGCGACGACTCTGTTATCCCCGGGGTAACTTTTCTGTCATGCCCGGCCCCCACCGAGGGGGGCACGAGCGTTCGCTAGGCCGCGGTTTCCCGGCCGGACCCCTTGCTGTTCGGGGTCCGGTCAGGCCGGCTTTTGCCCTTGCACTCTACGGCGGAGCTCTGACCCGCCTGAGCCGACCTTTGGGCGCCCGTGTTACCTTTTCGCGGGCGTGCCGCCCCAGCCAAACCGCCCACCTGGGGCTGTCCCCCCGGCTCCCGCCGGGGGTAAGCCCCCCGGGCCTGGGTGGGTGGTGTTTCATTGGCGCCTCCCCACCCCCCGGAGAGGGTGGCTCATCGGCTCCCACCTACGCTACGCACCCAGGCCCGAAGGGCAACCCCAGGCTGCGGTAAAGCTCCACGGGGTCTTCTCGCCCTGCGGGGGGATGCCGGCCTGTGCACCGGCTCCGTGGGTTCACGGGGCCCCGGGCCAGGACAGTGGGGACCTCGTTGATCCATTCATGCGCGCCGGAACTTACCCGGCAAGGCATTTGGCTACCTTAAGAGAGTCAGAGTTACTCCCGGCCTTCAGCGGCGCTTCGCCGGGTTGAACCCCGGTTTCACGGACCGCCAGTGGCCAGGATTCGGCCCCCGTACACACCCTTTCGGGCTTGCGGGGACCTATGTTTTTATTAAACAGTCAGGCCCCCCTAGGCACTGCGACCCGCGGTCCAGAGGGTTTACCTCCAGACCGCGGGCACCCCTTCTCCCGAAGTTACGGGGCCAATTTGCCGAGTTCCCTGGCCCGGGTTGACCCCCAGACGCCTGGGGCTTCTCACCCAGGGGCACCTGTGTCGGTTCTCGGTACGGGCGCGGGGGATCGCTCCCCGCCCCCTTTTCAAGGGCCCCCGGGATCGGCGGAAGGGCCCTAACGGGCCCCCATTCCCGCCTTCGGCCGGTTCTCGCCATGACGGCTCTCCCCGGCCTTCAGCGGTTAGCCGGGTCGCGGCCCTTCGGCCGCCCCCGGTCCGCCTACCCGGAGGCGTCGGAGGCGGGGCTTGCGTTGCCGCACCTACCCCCGCGGCACGGGAATATTGACCCGTTTCCCTTTCCCCGGGTCCGTGTTACGGCCCGGGTTAGGGCCGGCTCACCCTCGGCCGACGACCGTTGCCGAGGAACCCTGGCCCTTTCCGGCGGAGGGGATTCTCACCCCTCTTCGCTGTTACTACCGCCGGGATCCGCACCCGGGGCGGCTCCAGCGGACCTCACGGCCCGCCTTCTGCGCCGCCCCGGCGCCCGCCTACCGGATGCGGCCCGCATAGCGGGCCGCCCCCGGGGTCTCGGCGGCCGGCTTAAGCCCCGACATATCTTCGGGGCCCTCGGCCTCGGCGGGTGAGCTGTTACGCACTCCTTAGAGGATGGCTGCTGTTAGGCCCACCTCCCCGCTGTCTGAGGCCGAGGACGCCCTTTCGTTGGCACTTAGCCGGCCCTTGGGGGCCTTAACCCCGGTCTGGGTTGTTCCCCTCTCGGCCCCCGGGCTTACCCCGGGGAGCCCCACTCCCGCCATCTACGGCGGCCGCGGGTTCGGAGTTTGATAGGGGGCCGGGGGCTGTCACGCCCCCTGCACCCCCAATCAGTGCTCTACCCCGCGGCCCGGCCTCCGGCGGGGCTGCCCTGCGAGGCACTTCGGCGGGAACCAGCTATCACCGGGCTAGATTGGCCTTTCACCCCTAGACGGGGGTCAGGGGAACGAATTGCACGTCAGAACCCCTTCGGGCCTCCACCGGGCTTTCGCCCGGCTTCACCCTGCCCCCGCCTAGATCGCCCGGTTTCTGGTCTCACGGCCGTGACTCCGGGCCCTTACGGACCCCGCCCCTCGCCGGGGGAAGCCCCCGGCTGCGGGCTCGTCGGTTTCCCTACGCCTTCGGGGGTGAACCCCTTAGGCTCGCCACGGCCGTGAACTCCCCGGCCCGTGTTTCAAGACGGACGGGGCGACCCTGGTCCGCCCCTCTCGTACTCCCGGCTCGCGCCGGTTTCCTTCGAGGGGCCTCATCCCTTTCGGGCCGCCCCGTGCTTAGCCGCCCGGTTTCAGGCTCTTTTCACCCCCCTTCCGGGGTGCTTTTCAGCGTTCCCTCACGGTACTAGTTCGCTATCGGTCTCGGGACGTATTTAGCCTTGGAAGTCGGTGACTCCCAGCTTCCCACGGCAGAACCAAGCCGTGGTACTCTGCTCGGCGGCGCGGGCCCCCCCGGGTTTAGCCTACGGGGCTGTCACCCTCTACGGCGGGGCTTTCCAGCCCACTTCGGCTACCCGGGGTCGGCCCGCTGGGGCTCGGGGCCCCAGCCGCCGAGCCAACAACCCCTCATCCCTCCGCGGTTATCCCGCGGAGGATTGGTTTGGGCTCTCCCCCTTTCGGTCGCCCCTACTCAGGGGATCCCTGTTGGTTTCTTTTCCTCCCCCTACTAAGATGTTTCCGTTCGGGGGGTTCCCGCTCGGTACTCCCGCGGAGAACCCGCGGTTTCCCGAGCGCCACGGGCTATTCGCCCGTGGCGGGAGGCCCCATTCGGGGATCCCGGGTTCAACGGCTGCCTGCGCCTACCCCGGGCATATCGCCGCTTGCCGCGCCCTTCGTCGGCGCCCGAGCCGAGCCATCCACCGGGCGGCGTCCGTGCCGTGGGAGCCCGCCCAGGGCGGGGTCCAGGGCCCGGTTTGGCCGGGCCCTCCCGGGCCCTGCGCGCCGCCCACCGGGCCCGTATGGGCCCCCGAGCCCCGGGATAACGGGGGTTCCCGGGGTGGCCCGTTCGGCCCCCTGCAGCCACAGGAGGTGATCCAGCCGCAGGTTCCCCTACGGCTACCTTGTTACGACTTCTCCCCCCTCGCGGGGGAGAGGTTCGACCCCGCCCTGGCGAGGGACGGGGCCTCACCCCTCCCCCGCTCGGGTGGAGCGACGGGCGGTGTGTGCAAGGAGCAGGGACGTATTCACCGCGCGATGCTAACGCGCGGTTACTAGGGATTCCGCGTTCACGAGGGCGAGTTGCAGCCCTCGATCCCAACTGCGGCGGGGTTTAAGGGATTGCCTCCCCCTTTCGGGGTCGGATCCCGCTGTCCCCGCCATTGTAGCCCGCGTGCAGCCCGGGGGATTCGGGGCATGCTGACCTGCCGTGGCCCCCTCCTTCCTCCGCCTTGGACGGCGGCAGTCCCCCTAGTGTGCCCCCGGGGTGGCCCCCGGGGTAGCAACTAGGGGTGGGGGTCTCGCTCGTTGCCGGACTTAACCGGACACCTCACGG contains:
- a CDS encoding CBS domain-containing protein, producing MTAPTRARDLVREIHPIYTGPETSVRRAAQIMADHNVGSVLVVDEEKRLLGIFTERDLTRLVARGENLDKPLKDAMTPNPVTAHPDDPLPLIAHKMIEHNVRHIPVVDDQGRVLGVISIRQVLRQIMAREEWP
- a CDS encoding aldehyde ferredoxin oxidoreductase N-terminal domain-containing protein produces the protein MKGLRLRFLHVDAGSGRYRVEDAAAPGVLGPVDYGIEVHLRAGSQEHPVFSARNPVVAGCGPLAGSRVFGSRRMVFVFRSPVTRGLHVSALGGACYRFIRTGVHGLVVEGWSEEPVAVVVRGSSGGLEGVEVVELGWERLWSVWREYRGLRGTWALAAYALDRLARGLPSPGVLVVGPAAARTIMAGVFSFNVEAGSPGRVVDSASRGGGGSVLLQGHGVAAVVYGGSYDPASENPRLRDVRLLDRLSREATGKSFMEAVEAATVKYRYDPRFGAGGTFGVNYPHYRELVPFFGYNSVYLPAGERRRLAEEVLRSLWEPVKREVFPEGKGPRPWRTCGEPCPAACKKLWRGVKLDYEPSNALGPFSGVLRAGDMAGLVELADELGLDAIEAGHIAAWLMDLVHRGMLDPGEAGLEGRPVFDPAGYSVERDSGVNAEAVRRILEGLVEHSTPLLKAVAERGLREAAAWLDLVYPWRTRMYHASHRDPAVYSAYGERGYMTPNLYWSPGVVAPVPVPGRYWTVYSPSFADPEELAEAVYERMKAEYLLDNAGLCRFHRRWAERLLERMYRELLGVDVDLSSHAAETLRKIAVYQLEAGAEPRPWETRKTVDMVAGIAWEVGSRDWAERLLKDPSAAREWWERFRRRLWSMIGVEEPRAS